The following are encoded in a window of Candidatus Bathyarchaeota archaeon genomic DNA:
- a CDS encoding NTP transferase domain-containing protein — MKVPALIMAGGKGTRMGLQTEKPLLPFLGKPLIDWVCEAVEGAKKVSEFYVITSTNTPETEKHCQQRGWRVLRTDAKGYHNDLKQAVLKANLMGPVLTMPSDVPAITGQFLDNVVDAFEVCGKDFLAVFVPIEKRAELGLSVSSTDEYKGVWYAVSGVNIVNGAKIQGEGKIETSAIITEDTEVVLNVNTTKDFEIAQKIMAKTRRE; from the coding sequence TTGAAGGTTCCTGCTTTGATTATGGCTGGCGGCAAAGGCACCCGCATGGGATTGCAAACTGAGAAGCCACTGTTGCCGTTTTTGGGTAAGCCGCTTATTGATTGGGTTTGCGAGGCAGTGGAGGGAGCAAAGAAAGTTTCAGAGTTCTATGTAATTACTAGCACCAACACCCCTGAGACTGAAAAGCATTGTCAACAAAGAGGCTGGCGGGTTCTGCGTACTGATGCGAAGGGTTATCATAACGATTTAAAGCAAGCTGTTCTGAAAGCTAATTTGATGGGGCCAGTGCTGACTATGCCTTCTGATGTGCCTGCGATAACTGGACAGTTCTTGGACAATGTTGTTGATGCGTTTGAGGTTTGCGGGAAGGATTTTTTGGCAGTGTTTGTTCCTATAGAAAAAAGGGCAGAGTTGGGATTATCTGTTTCTTCCACTGACGAGTACAAGGGCGTGTGGTATGCAGTTTCAGGCGTCAACATCGTTAACGGTGCTAAAATTCAAGGCGAAGGCAAGATTGAAACAAGCGCCATAATCACCGAAGACACAGAGGTTGTTTTAAACGTGAACACAACCAAGGACTTTGAAATCGCCCAAAAGATAATGGCTAAAACAAGAAGAGAATAG
- a CDS encoding adenosylcobinamide-GDP ribazoletransferase — MKTIKTFRDLLSFLTIIPVGGKEDFVFTTAEHVYLFPLIGGFIGLLAALYFVATSYIVGFLLGLANSLVSLPFGFLATLIPAAMTVAFLLVITGLQHFDGLIDLGNAFGLRNVHDRKMVAHAWTVTSAGAVLAIVVEFLACVGLFLVNPAFAFGAIILAEVSAKLAMVTIVWVGKPSHKGLGSIFLSKAKKKLNIVAYVIAVLIVFPLFYFLDNALLGLAAVAIVLVSIPVAFLMERVSRSVFGGVSGDTIGATNEVARAVVLVVLAVVLMLL, encoded by the coding sequence GTGAAAACTATAAAAACTTTTAGGGATTTGCTATCTTTCCTAACCATCATACCGGTAGGAGGAAAGGAAGATTTTGTTTTCACTACAGCTGAACATGTGTATCTGTTCCCGTTGATTGGCGGGTTCATTGGCTTGTTGGCTGCATTGTATTTTGTAGCTACAAGCTACATCGTGGGGTTTCTGCTTGGTTTAGCGAATTCTTTGGTCTCGTTGCCTTTTGGTTTTTTGGCAACCTTGATTCCTGCCGCGATGACCGTGGCTTTTCTTTTAGTTATAACTGGACTCCAGCACTTCGACGGCTTAATCGATTTGGGCAACGCTTTTGGTTTGCGTAATGTTCATGACCGCAAAATGGTGGCTCACGCTTGGACTGTTACGTCTGCTGGTGCTGTTTTGGCAATTGTTGTGGAGTTTTTGGCTTGTGTTGGGTTGTTTTTGGTTAATCCAGCGTTTGCCTTTGGAGCGATTATTTTGGCAGAGGTTTCTGCAAAGTTGGCGATGGTTACAATAGTTTGGGTTGGCAAGCCTTCGCATAAGGGGTTAGGCTCGATTTTTCTGTCTAAAGCCAAAAAGAAGCTAAACATTGTTGCTTATGTGATTGCTGTTTTGATTGTTTTTCCGCTTTTCTATTTCTTGGATAATGCCTTGTTAGGTTTAGCCGCCGTTGCTATAGTGCTGGTTAGCATTCCAGTGGCTTTTTTGATGGAGAGGGTTTCGCGGAGCGTTTTTGGCGGAGTTTCAGGTGACACTATTGGGGCAACTAACGAGGTTGCGAGGGCTGTGGTGCTGGTTGTGCTTGCGGTGGTGTTGATGCTGCTTTGA
- a CDS encoding GDP-mannose 4,6-dehydratase — translation MAQLKGEKILVTGGAGFIGFHLCKKLSQLTDNLTIYDNLSSGKIENVQDVPKAKFVKGDILDTKKLYGLEKTDLIYHLAAQVVVPYSMENPLEDFETNAKGTLCVLEKARKDDAKLVFASSAAIYGNPTQLPTSEDYGFHPFSCYGLSKVVGEEYCQMYHEQYGLDIVITRFANVYGLRCHGVIHDFLDKLAKNPNKLEIIGTGQQSRDFVHVSDVVDLLVTVGSLESANGKTYNVGLGKTTKIIDLAKMILQILNLQDRTVVTTTGVSWQGDIHTIWFNNEKAKKELNWNPRVTLEDSIKEVIADRKISI, via the coding sequence ATGGCGCAACTTAAGGGGGAAAAAATTCTAGTCACTGGTGGAGCAGGCTTTATAGGTTTCCACTTGTGCAAAAAACTCTCACAATTAACCGACAACTTGACGATTTACGATAACTTGTCAAGCGGGAAAATAGAAAACGTCCAAGATGTGCCAAAAGCAAAATTCGTAAAAGGCGACATCTTAGACACCAAAAAACTCTACGGACTAGAAAAAACCGATTTGATCTATCACTTAGCGGCACAAGTCGTCGTGCCCTATTCCATGGAGAATCCGCTGGAAGACTTCGAAACCAACGCGAAAGGCACGCTATGCGTTCTTGAAAAGGCACGTAAAGACGATGCAAAACTAGTTTTTGCCTCAAGCGCCGCCATTTACGGCAACCCAACACAATTGCCAACCAGCGAAGATTACGGTTTTCACCCGTTCTCCTGCTACGGCTTATCCAAGGTAGTCGGGGAAGAATACTGCCAAATGTACCATGAACAATATGGCTTAGATATTGTAATCACACGCTTTGCCAACGTTTACGGGTTAAGATGCCATGGAGTCATCCACGATTTTCTTGATAAACTTGCGAAAAACCCAAATAAGCTGGAGATAATCGGCACTGGTCAGCAATCACGCGATTTCGTTCATGTTTCTGATGTTGTTGACCTCTTAGTTACTGTTGGCTCGCTTGAATCAGCTAACGGCAAAACCTACAACGTGGGTCTTGGGAAAACCACAAAAATCATCGACCTAGCCAAAATGATACTTCAAATCCTTAACCTGCAAGACAGAACTGTTGTGACTACTACAGGTGTATCTTGGCAAGGCGACATCCACACCATATGGTTCAACAACGAAAAAGCAAAGAAAGAACTCAACTGGAACCCCAGAGTAACCTTAGAAGACAGCATAAAAGAAGTCATCGCTGACAGGAAAATCTCGATATGA
- a CDS encoding UbiA family prenyltransferase: protein MNPSSPIRGLLALLRLPYWLMTGGLSLLTAFAITKSMIEPLNILLIFFSMAFITSAGFAINDYFDRESDAVIKPKRPIPAGSLSLKQVVAVSGVLFALGLVMAFFINWLSFAIIAADSSLLLVYSYMVKRKSGFIANILVGILTGTAFLYGQASISGTLTLISLSLYPIAFGTIGGNVLRDVLSVEGDSKVGYPTLPQKIGNYNATKVGAVFFLLTGLLAPLPALPLFQNHFTVYYLPLILLWSALLIYSSIRLITSGSSLQNVRKYERIVTMSMMLLPLALIIEALVPLIGGLL from the coding sequence ATGAACCCTTCTTCACCAATTCGAGGATTACTCGCTCTTCTGCGGCTTCCCTACTGGCTCATGACAGGCGGGCTCTCGCTTCTAACGGCGTTTGCCATCACCAAAAGCATGATTGAACCACTAAACATCCTGCTCATTTTCTTCTCCATGGCATTTATCACATCCGCAGGATTTGCCATAAACGATTACTTTGACCGAGAAAGCGACGCAGTAATCAAGCCGAAACGCCCCATTCCTGCAGGTTCACTCTCGCTAAAGCAGGTGGTGGCTGTTTCAGGCGTGCTTTTTGCGTTAGGTTTGGTAATGGCTTTTTTCATCAACTGGTTAAGCTTCGCCATTATTGCGGCTGATTCAAGTTTGCTTTTAGTTTACTCTTACATGGTTAAACGCAAATCTGGTTTCATCGCGAATATCTTGGTTGGAATTTTAACTGGTACAGCATTCTTATACGGTCAAGCCTCAATCTCTGGCACACTAACTTTGATTTCATTGAGTCTTTATCCGATTGCTTTCGGAACCATCGGCGGCAACGTCCTTCGTGACGTACTTAGTGTAGAAGGAGATTCCAAAGTTGGTTACCCCACGCTTCCGCAAAAAATCGGCAACTACAACGCCACCAAAGTTGGAGCAGTGTTTTTCTTGCTGACAGGCTTGCTTGCGCCTCTGCCTGCCTTGCCTTTGTTCCAAAATCACTTTACAGTTTACTACTTGCCGCTTATTCTCCTCTGGAGTGCACTCCTCATTTATTCTTCCATACGTTTGATAACTTCAGGTTCCTCACTGCAAAATGTACGAAAGTACGAGCGTATCGTAACCATGTCGATGATGCTGCTTCCCTTAGCATTGATAATTGAGGCACTGGTACCGTTGATTGGAGGACTACTGTGA
- a CDS encoding radical SAM protein, with protein MTKTKSICPECQKKIDAQLTEVTDKILITKVCPEHGEFKATHWQSKPIFDHMLKYDQYQYLGDLNAPKNPEGCPYNCENCKIHASGTVIGVIDVTKRCNMRCAICFSTFPEQEVDYEPTKEALIEMLEFVSKANPKPPAILFSGGEPLEREDMPEIIGVAHKLRFMTILATNGTHLVDTPGLAQKLKDNGLNIVYLSFDSFHEDFNKKVRGQELLDIKLKAIDVCRKYDIEIILVNTLMKSLNDKEVGDMIRFAAKNTDIIRGLIFQPIAFTGRATENPFRENFREWSFAEDVEKQTYGEIKTTDLFPMSVMTSPIKIMRKFMQKPWPLFSCSPQCGIVNWVYVSKSGKMFPINRFVNFERFFNTIRQTAETAESRGKMSLLSSLFMASMISMNMVLVTKEVGMHTLMNSIIRMHLSPSYKSLGKIRRRIFLLGCMAFMDSYNFDVNRVRRCVVHYITPDKKIIPFCAYNNVHRVAIEKAYAERQNQINKPKLVVKATIKKPKIKS; from the coding sequence GTGACAAAAACCAAGAGTATATGTCCTGAGTGCCAGAAAAAAATCGATGCGCAATTAACTGAAGTTACGGACAAAATCTTAATTACAAAAGTATGCCCAGAGCACGGCGAATTCAAAGCCACTCACTGGCAAAGCAAACCCATTTTTGATCACATGCTAAAATATGACCAGTACCAGTATCTGGGCGACCTGAACGCGCCTAAAAACCCTGAAGGGTGCCCCTACAACTGTGAAAATTGTAAAATTCACGCTTCAGGCACGGTAATCGGCGTGATTGATGTTACTAAAAGATGTAACATGAGATGTGCAATTTGCTTCTCTACGTTTCCAGAGCAGGAAGTAGATTATGAACCCACCAAAGAAGCACTAATCGAGATGCTTGAGTTCGTAAGCAAAGCCAACCCCAAACCGCCAGCCATCCTGTTTTCTGGTGGCGAACCCCTTGAACGCGAAGACATGCCTGAAATCATCGGCGTTGCCCATAAACTGCGCTTCATGACTATCTTGGCAACGAATGGAACACATTTAGTTGACACGCCAGGGCTGGCACAAAAGTTGAAAGATAATGGCTTAAACATTGTTTACTTGTCATTTGACAGTTTTCATGAAGATTTTAACAAGAAAGTCAGGGGACAAGAACTCTTAGACATAAAACTCAAAGCTATCGATGTATGCCGCAAATACGACATTGAAATTATACTCGTAAACACTTTGATGAAAAGTTTAAACGATAAAGAAGTCGGCGACATGATACGTTTCGCCGCTAAAAACACTGACATAATCAGAGGCTTAATTTTTCAGCCCATCGCTTTCACTGGCAGAGCAACTGAGAACCCTTTCCGCGAGAATTTTAGGGAATGGTCTTTTGCTGAAGACGTGGAAAAACAAACCTACGGCGAAATAAAAACGACTGATTTGTTTCCCATGTCGGTTATGACTTCTCCGATTAAGATAATGCGGAAATTTATGCAGAAACCTTGGCCGCTTTTCTCTTGCAGCCCCCAGTGTGGTATTGTTAACTGGGTTTATGTTTCAAAAAGCGGCAAAATGTTTCCCATTAACCGTTTTGTAAACTTTGAAAGGTTCTTCAATACCATTCGCCAAACTGCTGAGACGGCTGAAAGTAGAGGTAAAATGTCTTTGCTTTCATCACTTTTCATGGCTTCGATGATATCGATGAACATGGTCTTAGTTACCAAGGAAGTCGGCATGCATACCCTGATGAATTCAATCATACGGATGCATCTTTCGCCATCTTATAAGTCACTGGGCAAAATCCGCCGAAGAATCTTTCTGCTCGGGTGCATGGCATTCATGGACTCATACAACTTTGACGTTAACCGTGTACGCCGATGCGTAGTCCACTATATTACGCCTGATAAGAAGATAATTCCGTTCTGCGCCTACAACAACGTGCACCGTGTAGCCATAGAAAAAGCATACGCTGAAAGACAAAACCAAATAAACAAACCTAAACTTGTCGTAAAAGCAACCATTAAGAAGCCCAAAATAAAATCGTGA
- a CDS encoding DUF1616 domain-containing protein — protein MRIRLESAKRIGRRIGLNDDNGYLVAILLALIIVSSIIAGYYLVLRPQPEAYNTIYLLDANNKAVDYPEVLVVNQSSTFSVKVIVENHMGGAENQTYQVQVKVTEYISTFPIDSQPIEIYDFTLKDGDNWSHSATMTQKEVGSYSVIFELWRLGDSGSYEFTHNYCVLNIEVTTNQ, from the coding sequence ATGCGGATACGTTTAGAAAGTGCCAAGAGAATTGGAAGAAGAATCGGTTTAAACGATGACAATGGCTACTTGGTCGCCATTCTTTTAGCATTAATAATTGTATCCTCTATAATCGCAGGGTACTATCTTGTGCTTAGACCGCAACCAGAAGCATACAATACGATTTACTTGCTTGACGCAAACAATAAAGCGGTTGATTATCCTGAAGTTTTAGTGGTAAACCAAAGCAGCACTTTTAGTGTAAAGGTCATTGTTGAAAACCATATGGGCGGAGCTGAAAACCAGACTTATCAGGTTCAAGTCAAAGTTACCGAATACATCTCTACATTTCCGATTGATAGCCAACCCATCGAAATTTACGATTTTACCCTAAAAGATGGCGATAACTGGAGCCACTCTGCAACCATGACTCAAAAGGAAGTGGGCAGTTACTCAGTGATTTTTGAGCTTTGGCGGCTGGGGGACTCAGGAAGCTACGAATTTACACATAACTACTGCGTTTTAAACATCGAAGTAACAACTAACCAATAG
- a CDS encoding glycosyltransferase family 2 protein: MTSKVEMVSVVIPTLNEAGNIQEAIETIHKDLAYPKEIIVVDGNSTDGTIEKVKETKLCRLIIEPRRGYGLALMTGMKNAKGNIIIMVDGDGTYEFRHMNRMIEKMIEKDADMVLATRMYDPNKAMGLMNFIGNKVITFVYDFVFSQFLSDTQSGFRAISREAINSVHLKEGDMAFATEMLIQFAREGYIMVEIPTTYKARKYGKPKLRRFKSGIEIFSTIFRGFLDADTFRKCQENWKKNRFKR; this comes from the coding sequence ATGACATCAAAAGTTGAAATGGTCTCGGTGGTCATTCCGACACTTAACGAAGCAGGAAACATTCAAGAAGCAATTGAAACGATACACAAAGACTTAGCGTACCCCAAAGAAATCATTGTGGTAGATGGAAATTCCACAGACGGCACCATAGAAAAGGTCAAAGAAACTAAACTCTGCAGGCTAATAATTGAACCCAGACGTGGCTATGGTTTAGCTCTCATGACAGGCATGAAAAACGCCAAAGGCAACATCATAATCATGGTTGACGGCGATGGCACTTACGAGTTTAGACACATGAACCGCATGATAGAGAAAATGATTGAGAAAGACGCCGACATGGTTTTAGCCACACGCATGTATGACCCCAACAAAGCCATGGGCTTGATGAATTTTATCGGCAACAAGGTCATCACTTTCGTCTACGACTTTGTCTTTAGCCAGTTCTTAAGTGACACGCAGTCAGGTTTTAGGGCTATATCGCGCGAAGCAATCAATAGCGTCCACTTGAAAGAGGGAGACATGGCTTTCGCAACAGAGATGCTCATACAGTTCGCTAGGGAAGGCTACATTATGGTTGAAATCCCCACAACGTACAAGGCGCGAAAGTATGGCAAGCCGAAACTGAGAAGATTTAAGTCAGGGATTGAAATATTTAGCACAATATTCAGAGGATTTCTGGATGCGGATACGTTTAGAAAGTGCCAAGAGAATTGGAAGAAGAATCGGTTTAAACGATGA
- a CDS encoding glycosyltransferase family 4 protein — protein sequence MVQTRLCIVTHTFLPHVGGIEKVVYEQSKRLRQKSFEPMVVTNRIDTPKSYVVEGIPVECYESLNTGFRLGIPYSIPTVTSLQTFMKAVKSSKIVHAHGHPYLTSLLAAKLAKWYSKPFVLTQHNTFIEYDNFFNEIERLNDLAVGKQTLRDADKIIAVSNATKDYVLSLGAKPNKVTVLHNGVDLVKFRLIEGKQREMRKKLGIAQDAVVVLTVRRLVYKNGIDTLIDSANIAVKKNPRIVFVAVGKGPDSNSVKLKIEQLGIEKNFRLAGFVKDEDLPSYYNVADVFVLPSKSGEGLPLVALEAMACGLPVIATNVGGIKEIMVKDYGKLVPPNEPELLAEAILDFAKDDFSSRRGELRAVAEERFGWDANVERLSEIYEELI from the coding sequence ATGGTGCAAACAAGGCTATGCATAGTTACACACACCTTCCTGCCGCATGTCGGTGGAATCGAGAAAGTTGTTTATGAGCAGAGTAAGCGTTTGCGCCAAAAAAGTTTTGAGCCCATGGTCGTCACGAACCGCATCGACACCCCCAAGAGTTATGTTGTTGAGGGCATACCTGTTGAGTGTTATGAATCGTTGAACACTGGCTTTCGCCTTGGAATTCCTTATTCGATTCCGACAGTGACGAGCCTTCAAACATTTATGAAAGCGGTCAAATCAAGCAAGATAGTTCACGCGCATGGGCACCCATACTTGACTTCACTTCTTGCGGCTAAGCTGGCTAAATGGTACTCAAAGCCTTTCGTGCTCACGCAGCACAACACTTTCATTGAGTACGACAATTTTTTTAACGAAATTGAAAGGTTAAACGACCTTGCCGTTGGAAAGCAGACGCTCAGGGATGCGGACAAAATTATTGCGGTAAGCAACGCCACCAAAGATTACGTGTTGAGTCTAGGTGCCAAGCCAAACAAAGTCACTGTGCTCCATAATGGGGTTGATTTGGTAAAATTTAGACTGATAGAGGGCAAGCAACGGGAAATGCGCAAAAAACTCGGCATCGCACAGGATGCTGTTGTGGTTTTGACGGTTAGGCGACTTGTTTACAAGAATGGCATTGACACGCTAATTGACAGCGCAAACATTGCGGTTAAGAAGAATCCGCGGATTGTGTTTGTTGCTGTGGGTAAAGGTCCAGATTCTAACAGTGTCAAGTTAAAGATTGAGCAGTTGGGAATTGAGAAGAACTTTAGGCTTGCAGGTTTTGTCAAGGATGAGGATTTGCCATCTTATTATAACGTTGCAGATGTTTTTGTGTTGCCGTCAAAGTCTGGGGAAGGGTTACCTTTGGTGGCGCTCGAAGCGATGGCTTGCGGGTTGCCTGTGATAGCAACCAACGTTGGCGGAATAAAAGAAATCATGGTAAAGGATTACGGGAAGCTGGTGCCTCCTAATGAGCCAGAGTTGCTTGCCGAGGCAATTTTGGATTTTGCCAAGGACGACTTTTCTTCGCGTAGAGGCGAGCTTCGAGCGGTGGCAGAGGAGAGATTTGGTTGGGATGCTAACGTTGAGCGGCTTTCGGAGATATACGAAGAGCTTATTTAA
- a CDS encoding alpha-ribazole phosphatase CobZ translates to MTNTVPPLLEYLEKKDISLKSLIHCALEMFVPHPGIESEAKAAELLREEFLDALNDVNVSTLIVAAFRAQEDAEKGLIPGLTKERFLGRPGLVADELIGIAIANYIGGARGTFEFVRFDQAKPGVLKLLPPLTNDAIGGLVAGVSSNVYTYALKAAEKA, encoded by the coding sequence ATGACTAACACTGTTCCGCCATTGCTGGAGTACCTCGAAAAGAAAGATATTTCGTTAAAGAGCCTGATTCATTGCGCGCTTGAAATGTTTGTGCCTCACCCAGGCATAGAAAGCGAGGCAAAAGCCGCTGAGTTGCTTAGGGAAGAGTTTCTTGATGCTCTAAATGATGTTAACGTTTCCACTCTCATAGTTGCCGCCTTCCGTGCGCAGGAAGATGCGGAGAAGGGTTTGATTCCAGGGTTAACCAAGGAGAGGTTTTTGGGAAGGCCAGGACTAGTTGCTGATGAACTCATCGGCATCGCAATTGCGAACTACATTGGTGGAGCAAGAGGCACGTTTGAGTTTGTCCGCTTCGACCAAGCAAAACCTGGGGTTCTGAAGCTGTTGCCGCCGCTTACCAATGATGCGATTGGCGGTTTGGTGGCTGGTGTGTCCTCAAACGTGTACACTTATGCTTTGAAGGCTGCAGAAAAAGCGTAG
- a CDS encoding diphthine--ammonia ligase, translating into MKVVASWSGGKDSCFAYYLAVQQGHKVMNLLTMMMSESKSNFHMIPVGILDAQAKALGIPLIKKTTTPETYEQDFKAVLKQCKDRGAEGLVTGDIYEVAGHEEGWLGRICREVGLTPVKPLWMGDTKQIFQDYLKTGFKATVVRTKLSLLGVDWLGRVLDSKFYDDISKLDNVDPCGEGGEYHTVITDGPTFKEKIELTETEKHKLDGGYGYLEIKKYKVTPK; encoded by the coding sequence ATGAAAGTTGTAGCATCATGGAGCGGCGGAAAAGACAGTTGCTTTGCTTATTATTTAGCTGTCCAGCAAGGACACAAAGTCATGAACCTTTTAACGATGATGATGAGCGAGTCCAAATCAAACTTCCACATGATACCCGTCGGTATTCTTGACGCGCAAGCAAAAGCTCTTGGGATTCCGTTGATTAAAAAAACCACAACTCCCGAAACTTACGAGCAAGATTTCAAAGCCGTACTGAAGCAGTGCAAAGATAGAGGCGCAGAAGGCTTAGTCACAGGCGACATTTACGAAGTAGCTGGACATGAAGAAGGTTGGCTTGGCAGAATCTGCAGAGAAGTAGGTTTAACACCTGTAAAGCCGCTGTGGATGGGCGACACAAAACAAATCTTTCAAGACTACCTCAAAACTGGATTTAAAGCCACGGTCGTCCGCACCAAACTGAGCTTGCTCGGCGTGGACTGGCTTGGAAGAGTGCTAGACTCTAAATTCTATGACGACATCTCCAAACTTGATAATGTTGATCCATGCGGTGAAGGCGGCGAGTACCACACCGTGATTACGGACGGTCCTACGTTCAAGGAAAAAATTGAGCTTACAGAAACAGAAAAGCACAAGTTAGACGGCGGCTACGGATATCTAGAAATCAAAAAATACAAAGTAACACCAAAATGA
- a CDS encoding TIGR00303 family protein, whose product MDVLIANNELKAKAFMEEIEGKNPLFIATIATTETGKIPGLSAAGANPDFTDFTPPADAELLLLGKCKSIQGVPITPDGIPTPALITTSALHLADIPVLIVNGGVKVKPQIPYVDLGGNSGRDIRSGDAVDNVEEVIERAKILGEQLAKASDYLVIGESIPGGTTTALGVLSALGVEAEGKVSSTLPENPHGLKAEVVAAGFRAAGEKFGSLKGNPVKAISCLGDPMMPAMAGLVIGGARQVPVLMAGGTQMTAVLAVINALEPDALCNVAVGTTRWVAKDKSSDICGIVKQFCQVPILAADLNFGSSKFPGLQIYETGLVKEGVGAGGASIAAMAKTGGAVNREILLKEIERNYALLMGIK is encoded by the coding sequence ATGGATGTTCTAATCGCTAATAATGAGTTAAAAGCAAAAGCCTTCATGGAAGAAATCGAAGGCAAAAACCCCTTATTCATCGCTACAATCGCCACCACTGAAACAGGGAAAATCCCAGGGTTATCGGCGGCTGGTGCGAACCCAGATTTCACTGATTTCACCCCGCCAGCGGATGCTGAACTTTTGCTGTTGGGCAAATGCAAATCCATTCAAGGTGTCCCAATTACTCCTGATGGCATTCCGACACCAGCCCTTATAACAACTTCTGCTTTGCACTTAGCCGACATTCCAGTGTTAATTGTGAATGGTGGTGTGAAGGTTAAACCGCAGATTCCTTACGTTGACTTAGGCGGCAACTCAGGACGAGACATTCGAAGCGGCGATGCTGTTGACAATGTTGAGGAAGTTATTGAGCGAGCAAAAATTTTAGGCGAACAGCTTGCTAAAGCGTCGGATTACTTAGTTATTGGAGAGAGCATTCCCGGCGGAACCACAACTGCGCTTGGTGTTCTGTCGGCTTTGGGCGTTGAAGCCGAGGGTAAAGTCAGCAGCACACTTCCAGAAAACCCGCATGGCTTGAAGGCTGAGGTTGTTGCGGCTGGCTTTAGAGCTGCGGGCGAAAAATTCGGAAGTCTAAAAGGCAACCCAGTGAAGGCGATTTCTTGTCTTGGCGACCCGATGATGCCCGCGATGGCTGGATTGGTCATCGGCGGTGCGAGGCAGGTGCCTGTTTTGATGGCTGGTGGAACCCAGATGACTGCTGTTTTAGCTGTGATTAATGCTCTGGAGCCTGATGCACTCTGTAACGTGGCTGTGGGAACGACAAGGTGGGTTGCAAAAGACAAATCATCGGACATATGCGGTATTGTTAAACAGTTCTGTCAAGTGCCCATCTTAGCCGCCGATTTGAACTTTGGGTCCTCAAAGTTCCCGGGGCTCCAAATTTATGAAACTGGGCTTGTAAAGGAAGGCGTGGGCGCTGGCGGGGCATCGATAGCAGCTATGGCAAAGACTGGCGGTGCAGTAAACAGGGAAATTCTTCTTAAGGAGATTGAGCGTAATTATGCCTTGTTGATGGGTATAAAGTGA
- the cobS gene encoding adenosylcobinamide-GDP ribazoletransferase: protein MVVKELKNLLSFLTVFPVAMDKDLLTDCAKNMWAFPLIGAFIGALAGLFGWVMLYFLPGIVVGGLVLALLLWMTGLHHTDGLLDFGDGVMVHGSAEHKVEVMHDQLTGAGAIGLCLMTYLITAFAFVALGGNVFIGRFVIPIIVPALIVVELSAKLSMVVAAWAGKSVHQGMNSSFLEAMHGRGGNWRLLAALALSFVVALPLLSWRGVFAVIAGVITGLVMVSIAHKHFKGVTGDVFGATNEIARMVSVIALLAVAAW, encoded by the coding sequence TTGGTCGTTAAAGAACTAAAAAATCTCCTATCTTTCCTAACCGTTTTTCCAGTGGCGATGGATAAGGATTTGCTCACTGATTGTGCTAAAAACATGTGGGCTTTTCCACTCATCGGCGCCTTCATCGGTGCGTTAGCTGGCTTATTCGGCTGGGTGATGTTATACTTCTTGCCAGGCATTGTCGTTGGCGGTTTAGTTTTAGCTCTACTGCTATGGATGACTGGTTTGCACCACACTGATGGATTGTTGGACTTCGGTGACGGTGTCATGGTGCATGGTTCAGCCGAGCATAAGGTTGAAGTTATGCATGACCAGTTAACAGGTGCAGGAGCGATTGGTTTGTGTTTGATGACTTATTTGATTACGGCTTTTGCTTTCGTGGCTCTCGGTGGAAACGTGTTTATCGGGCGTTTTGTTATTCCCATTATTGTTCCAGCGTTGATTGTAGTTGAGTTGTCGGCAAAGCTTTCTATGGTTGTGGCTGCTTGGGCTGGAAAATCGGTTCATCAAGGAATGAACTCCTCGTTTCTGGAAGCCATGCATGGTCGTGGTGGCAATTGGCGTTTGCTTGCGGCTTTAGCGTTGTCTTTTGTTGTAGCTTTGCCATTGTTGAGTTGGAGAGGTGTTTTTGCGGTAATCGCTGGAGTTATTACGGGTCTAGTTATGGTTTCCATCGCACACAAGCACTTTAAAGGCGTAACAGGCGACGTGTTTGGTGCTACCAACGAGATAGCCCGAATGGTTAGTGTGATTGCATTGTTGGCGGTGGCTGCATGGTAA